A portion of the Myripristis murdjan chromosome 13, fMyrMur1.1, whole genome shotgun sequence genome contains these proteins:
- the LOC115370720 gene encoding clathrin heavy chain 1-like isoform X2: MAQILPIRFQEHLQLQNLGINPANIGFSTLTMESDKFICIREKVGEQAQVVIIDMADPNTPIRRPISADSAIMNPASKVIALKAAKTLQIFNIEMKSKMKAHTMTDDVTFWKWISLNTVALVTDNAVYHWSMEGDSQPIKVFDRHSSLAGCQIINYRTDAKQKWLLLIGISAQQNRVVGAMQLYSVDRKVSQPIEGHAAGFAQFKMEGNTEESTLFCFAVRGQAGGKLHIIEVGTPPTGNQPFPKKAVDVFFPPEAQNDFPVAMQISSKQDVVFLITKYGYIHLYDLETGTCIYMNRISGETIFVTAPHEPTAGIIGVNRKGQVLSVCVEEENIIPYITNVLQNPDLALRMAVRNNLAGAEELFARKFNTLFAAGNYSEAAKVAANAPKGILRTPDTIRRFQSVPAQPGQTSPLLQYFGILLDQGQLNKFESLELCRPVLQQGRKQLLEKWLKEDKLECSEELGDLVKSVDPTLALSVYLRANVPNKVIQCFAETGQFQKIVLYAKKVGYTPDWIFLLRNVMRISPEQGLQFSQMLVQDEEPLADITQIVDVFMEYNLIQQCTSFLLDALKNNRPMEGPLQTRLLEMNLVHAPQVADAILGNQMFTHYDRAHVAQLCEKAGLLQRALEHYTDLYDIKRAVVHTHLLNPEWLVNFFGSLSVEDSLECLRAMLSANIRQNLQICVQVASKYHEQLSTQSLTELFESFKSFEGLFYFLGSIVNFSQDPEVHFKYIQAACKTGQIKEVERICRESNCYDPERVKNFLKEAKLTDQLPLIIVCDRFDFVHDLVLYLYRNSLQKYIEIYVQKVNPSRLPVVIGGLLDVDCAEDVIKNLIMVVRGQFSTDELVAEVEKRNRLKLLLPWLEARIHEGCEEPATHNALAKIYIDSNNNPERFLRENPYYDSRVVGKYCEKRDPHLACVAYERGQCDQELINVCNENSLFKSLSRYLVRRKNPELWANVLLESNPYRRPLIDQVVQTALSETQDPEEVSVTVKAFMTADLPNELIELLEKIVLDNSVFSEHRNLQNLLILTAIKADRTRVMEYINRLDNYDAPDIANIAISNELFEEAFAIFRKFDVNTSAVQVLIEHIGNLDRAYEFAERCNEPPVWSQLAKAQLQKGLVKEAIDSYIKADDPSAYMEVGQAAALSGNWEDLVKFLLMARKKARESYVETELIFALAKTNRLAELEEFINGPNNAHIQQVGDRCYDDKMYEAAKLLYNNVSNFGRLASTLVHLGEYQAAVDGARKANSTRTWKEVCFACVDGKEFRLAQMCGLHIVVHADELEELINYYQDRGYFEELITMLEAALGLERAHMGMFTELAILYSKFKPQKMREHLELFWSRVNIPKVLRAAEQAHLWAELVFLYDKYEEYDNAIITMMNHPADAWKEGQFKDIVTKVANVELYYKAIQFYLEFKPLLLNDLLIVLSPRLDHTRAVNFFSKVKQLSLVKPYLRSVQNHNNKSVNEALNNLFITEEDYAALRTSIDAYDNFDNISLAQGLEKHELIEFRRIAAYLFKGNNRWKQSVELCKKDKLYKDAMQYASESKDTELAEELLAWFLEEDKKECFAACLFTCYDLLRPDVVLETAWRHNIMDFSMPYFIQVMREYLTKVDAIKEKVDKLEASESLRKQEEQATESQPIVYGTPQLMLTAGPNVAVPPQQPYGYGYTAAPGYGQPPQPGFGYGM, translated from the exons ATGGCTCAAATACTACCCATCCGCTTCCAGGAGCACCTGCAG CTCCAGAATCTGGGGATCAACCCGGCCAACATTGGATTCAGCACTCTAACCATGGAGTCAGATAAGTTCATCTGCATAAGAGAAAAGGTGGGCGAACAGGCCCAAGTCGTCATCATTGACATGGCCGACCCCAACACTCCCATCCGTAGGCCTATCTCTGCAGACAGCGCCATCATGAACCCAGCGAGCAAAGTTATTGCCCTCAAAG CGGCAAAGACCCTGCAGATCTTCAACATTGAGATGAAGAGTAAGATGAAGGCCCACACGATGACAGATGACGTGACCTTCTGGAAGTGGATCTCTCTCAACACCGTTGCCCTAGTCACAGACAACGCAGTCTATCATTGGAGCATGGAGGGAGactctcagccaatcaaagtCTTTGACCGACACTCCAGCCTGGCTGGATGTCAGATTATCAACTACCGCACCGACGCCAAACAGAAATGGCTGTTGCTCATCGGCATTTCAGCACAG CAAAACCGTGTTGTCGGAGCCATGCAGCTGTACTCTGTGGACAGGAAGGTATCCCAGCCGATCGAGGGCCATGCTGCCGGCTTCGCCCAGTTTAAGATGGAGGGCAACACAGAGGAGTCGACGCTGTTCTGCTTTGCTGTGCGAGGACAGGCAGGAGGCAAA CTGCACATCATTGAAGTGGGGACTCCGCCAACTGGGAACCAACCATTTCCAAAGAAAGCTGTGgatgttttctttcctccagAAGCCCAGAATGACTTCCCTGTTGCTATGCAG ATCAGTTCCAAGCAAGATGTGGTCTTTCTCATCACCAAATATGGCTACATCCACCTGTATGACCTCGAGACAGGAACCTGCATCTACATGAACAGGATCAGTGGCGAGACCATCTTCGTGACTGCCCCCCATGAGCCCACTGCCGGCATCATTGGGGTCAACAGGAAAGGACAG gtgttgtcagtgtgtgtggaggaggaaaacatCATTCCCTACATCACCAATGTGCTCCAGAACCCTGACCTGGCTCTGCGTATGGCTGTCCGCAACAACCTGGCTGGTGCTGAGGAGCTGTTTGCTCGCAAGTTCAACACCCTCTTTGCAGCAGGGAACTACTCAGAGGCTGCCAAGGTGGCTGCCAATGCACCCAAG GGTATCCTGCGCACCCCAGACACCATCCGTCGGTTCCAGAGTGTGCCTGCCCAGCCAGGCCAGACATCCCCCTTGCTTCAGTACTTTGGCATCCTGCTGGACCAGGGCCAGCTCAACAAGTTTGAGTCCCTGGAGCTGTGCAGGCCTGTTCTCCAGCAGGGCCGTAAGCAGCTGCTGGAGAAGTGGCTCAAAGAGGACAAG ctggaGTGCTCTGAAGAGCTTGGAGACTTGGTGAAATCTGTGGATCCCACTCTGGCCCTCAGTGTCTACCTCAGAGCCAATGTACCCAACAAGGTCATCCAGTGCTTTGCAGAGACCGGCCAGTTTCAGAAGATTGTCCTCTATGCCAAGAAG GTTGGCTACACCCCAGACTGGATCTTCTTGCTGAGGAATGTGATGCGGATCAGCCCAGAGCAGGGCCTGCAGTTCTCCCAGATGCTGGTTCAGGATGAGGAGCCTCTTGCCGACATCACACAG atTGTTGATGTGTTTATGGAGTACAACCTGATCCAGCAGTGTACGTCCTTCCTGCTTGATGCCCTGAAGAACAACAGACCCATGGAAGGACCACTGCAGACACGCCTGCTGGAAATGAATCTGGTCCATGCGCCACAG GTTGCAGATGCCATCCTGGGCAACCAGATGTTCACCCATTATGATCGTGCCCATGTGGCACAGCTGTGTGAAAAAGCCGGTCTCCTGCAGAGGGCGCTGGAGCACTACACCGACCTGTATGACATCAAGCGCGCtgtggtgcacacacacctcctcaacCCAGAG TGGTTGGTGAATTTCTTTGGCTCGTTATCAGTGGAGGACTCTCTGGAATGTCTGAGGGCCATGTTGTCCGCCAACATCCGCCAGAACCTGCAGATCTGTGTACAGGTGGCCTCCAAGTACCACGAGCAGCTCTCCACTCAGTCCCTCACTGAACTCTTTGAGTCCTTCAAGAGTTTTGAGG GTCTGTTCTACTTCTTGGGTTCCATTGTGAACTTCAGTCAAGACCCAGAGGTCCACTTCAAATATATTCAGGCCGCCTGCAAAACAGGCCAGATCAAAGAGGTGGAGAGGATCTGCCGTGAGAGCAACTGCTATGACCCCGAACGTGTAAAGAACTTCCTCAAG GAAGCCAAGCTGACTGACCAGCTGCCTCTGATCATTGTGTGTGACCgctttgattttgtccatgatCTGGTTCTGTACCTGTACCGCAACAGCCTGCAGAAGTACATTGAGATCTACGTGCAAAAG GTTAACCCCAGCCGCTTGCCAGTAGTGATTGGAGGGCTGCTTGATGTGGATTGTGCTGaggatgtgattaaaaacttgaTCATGGTGGTGAGAGGGCAGTTCTCCACTGATGAGCTGGTCGCTGAGGTGGAGAAGAGAAACCG acTGAAGCTGCTACTGCCCTGGCTGGAGGCTCGTATTCACGAAGGCTGCGAGGAGCCTGCCACCCACAATGCCCTGGCCAAGATCTACattgacagcaacaacaacccaGAGCGCTTCCTCAGGGAGAACCCCTACTACGACAGCCGCGTGGTGGGCAAGTACTGTGAGAAGAGAGACCCCCACCTGGCTTGCGTGGCCTATGAGAGAGGACAGTGTGACCAGGAGCTGATTAAT GTGTGCAATGAGAACTCCCTGTTCAAGAGCCTGTCTCGCTACCTGGTGCGTCGAAAGAACCCTGAGCTTTGGGCCAACGTCCTGCTGGAGAGCAATCCCTACAGAAGACCACTCATCGACCAG GTTGTCCAGACAGCCTTATCAGAGACCCAGGATCCAGAGGAGGTTTCTGTCACAGTGAAGGCCTTCATGACTGCTGACCTGCCCAACGAGCTCATTGAGCTCCTGGAAAAGATCGTCCTGGACAACTCTGTCTTCAGCGAGCACAG AAACCTTCAGAACCTGCTGATCCTGACAGCCATCAAGGCTGATCGGACCCGTGTTATGGAGTACATCAACCGACTGGACAACTACGATGCCCCAGACATTGCTAACATTGCCATCAGTAATGAGCTCTTTGAGGAGGCCTTTGCTATCTTCAGGAAATTTGATGTCAACACCTCTGCTGTACAG GTGCTTATCGAGCACATTGGTAACCTGGATCGGGCCTATGAGTTTGCTGAGCGCTGCAATGAGCCCCCAGTGTGGAGTCAGCTGGCGAAGGCCCAGTTACAAAAGGGCCTGGTCAAGGAAGCCATTGACTCTTATATCAAGGCAGACGACCCCTCTGCTTACATGGAGGTGGGGCAAGCTGCTGCCCTAAGTG GGAACTGGGAGGACCTGGTAAAGTTCCTGCTGATGGCTCGTAAGAAGGCACGCGAGTCTTACGTTGAAACAGAGCTGATCTTTGCTCTGGCCAAGACTAATCGCCTAGCTGAGCTCGAGGAGTTCATCAACGGACCCAATAACGCTCACATCCAACAA GTGGGTGACCGTTGCTACGATGACAAGATGTATGAGGCAGCCAAACTGCTTTACAACAATGTGTCCAACTTTGGCCGCCTGGCCTCCACTCTGGTGCACCTGGGAGAGTACCAGGCAGCTGTGGATGGAGCCCGCAAGGCCAACAGCACCCGCACCTGGAAGGAG GTGTGTTTTGCCTGTGTAGATGGTAAGGAGTTCCGTCTGGCCCAGATGTGCGGTCTGCATATTGTCGTACATGCCGACGAGCTGGAGGAGCTCATCAACTACTACCAG GACCGTGGTTACTTTGAAGAGCTGATCACCATGCTGGAGGCCGCCCTAGGCCTGGAGCGCGCTCACATGGGCATGTTTACTGAGCTGGCCATCCTTTACTCCAAATTCAAACCACAGAAGATGAGGGAGCATCTGGAGCTCTTCTGGTCCCGTGTTAACATTCCAAAG gttcTGAGGGCGGCAGAGCAGGCCCACCTCTGGGCAGAACTAGTGTTCCTCTACGACAAGTATGAAGAGTACGACAATGCTATCATCACTATGATGAACCATCCTGCTGATGCCTGGAAGGAGGGCCAGTTCAAAGACATTGTCACCAAG gTGGCCAATGTGGAGCTGTACTACAAGGCCATCCAGTTTTACCTGGAGTTCAAACCATTGTTACTGAATGACCTGCTCATCGTCCTCTCTCCAAGGCTGGACCACACACGTGCTGTCAACTTCTTCAGCAAG GTCAAGCAACTATCCTTGGTTAAACCCTACCTGCGGTCAGTCCAGAATCACAACAATAAGTCAGTCAATGAAGCACTTAACAACCTCTTCATCACGGAGGAAGATTATGCG GCTCTGCGCACCTCCATCGACGCCTATGACAACTTTGACAACATCTCGCTGGCCCAGGGCCTGGAGAAGCATGAGCTGATCGAGTTCAGGAGGATCGCAGCCTACCTGTTCAAGGGCAACAACCGCTGGAAACAGAGCGTTGAGCTCTGCAAGAAGGACAAGCTCTACAAG GATGCCATGCAGTACGCATCTGAGTCGAAGGACACGGAGCTGGCGGAGGAGCTGCTGGCCTGGTTCCTGGAGGAGGACAAAAAGGAGTGCTTTGCCGCCTGCCTGTTTACCTGCTACGACCTGCTGCGACCTGACGTTGTGCTGGAGACTGCTTGGAGGCACAACATCATGGACTTCTCCATGCCATACTTCATCCAGGTCATGAGGGAGTACCTCACTAAG GTTGATGCGATTAAGGAAAAG GTGGACAAACTGGAAGCCTCCGAATCTCTgaggaaacaggaagagcagGCCACAGAGTCCCAACCCATTGTTTATG
- the LOC115370720 gene encoding clathrin heavy chain 1-like isoform X1 — MAQILPIRFQEHLQLQNLGINPANIGFSTLTMESDKFICIREKVGEQAQVVIIDMADPNTPIRRPISADSAIMNPASKVIALKDAAKTLQIFNIEMKSKMKAHTMTDDVTFWKWISLNTVALVTDNAVYHWSMEGDSQPIKVFDRHSSLAGCQIINYRTDAKQKWLLLIGISAQQNRVVGAMQLYSVDRKVSQPIEGHAAGFAQFKMEGNTEESTLFCFAVRGQAGGKLHIIEVGTPPTGNQPFPKKAVDVFFPPEAQNDFPVAMQISSKQDVVFLITKYGYIHLYDLETGTCIYMNRISGETIFVTAPHEPTAGIIGVNRKGQVLSVCVEEENIIPYITNVLQNPDLALRMAVRNNLAGAEELFARKFNTLFAAGNYSEAAKVAANAPKGILRTPDTIRRFQSVPAQPGQTSPLLQYFGILLDQGQLNKFESLELCRPVLQQGRKQLLEKWLKEDKLECSEELGDLVKSVDPTLALSVYLRANVPNKVIQCFAETGQFQKIVLYAKKVGYTPDWIFLLRNVMRISPEQGLQFSQMLVQDEEPLADITQIVDVFMEYNLIQQCTSFLLDALKNNRPMEGPLQTRLLEMNLVHAPQVADAILGNQMFTHYDRAHVAQLCEKAGLLQRALEHYTDLYDIKRAVVHTHLLNPEWLVNFFGSLSVEDSLECLRAMLSANIRQNLQICVQVASKYHEQLSTQSLTELFESFKSFEGLFYFLGSIVNFSQDPEVHFKYIQAACKTGQIKEVERICRESNCYDPERVKNFLKEAKLTDQLPLIIVCDRFDFVHDLVLYLYRNSLQKYIEIYVQKVNPSRLPVVIGGLLDVDCAEDVIKNLIMVVRGQFSTDELVAEVEKRNRLKLLLPWLEARIHEGCEEPATHNALAKIYIDSNNNPERFLRENPYYDSRVVGKYCEKRDPHLACVAYERGQCDQELINVCNENSLFKSLSRYLVRRKNPELWANVLLESNPYRRPLIDQVVQTALSETQDPEEVSVTVKAFMTADLPNELIELLEKIVLDNSVFSEHRNLQNLLILTAIKADRTRVMEYINRLDNYDAPDIANIAISNELFEEAFAIFRKFDVNTSAVQVLIEHIGNLDRAYEFAERCNEPPVWSQLAKAQLQKGLVKEAIDSYIKADDPSAYMEVGQAAALSGNWEDLVKFLLMARKKARESYVETELIFALAKTNRLAELEEFINGPNNAHIQQVGDRCYDDKMYEAAKLLYNNVSNFGRLASTLVHLGEYQAAVDGARKANSTRTWKEVCFACVDGKEFRLAQMCGLHIVVHADELEELINYYQDRGYFEELITMLEAALGLERAHMGMFTELAILYSKFKPQKMREHLELFWSRVNIPKVLRAAEQAHLWAELVFLYDKYEEYDNAIITMMNHPADAWKEGQFKDIVTKVANVELYYKAIQFYLEFKPLLLNDLLIVLSPRLDHTRAVNFFSKVKQLSLVKPYLRSVQNHNNKSVNEALNNLFITEEDYAALRTSIDAYDNFDNISLAQGLEKHELIEFRRIAAYLFKGNNRWKQSVELCKKDKLYKDAMQYASESKDTELAEELLAWFLEEDKKECFAACLFTCYDLLRPDVVLETAWRHNIMDFSMPYFIQVMREYLTKVDAIKEKVDKLEASESLRKQEEQATESQPIVYGTPQLMLTAGPNVAVPPQQPYGYGYTAAPGYGQPPQPGFGYGM; from the exons ATGGCTCAAATACTACCCATCCGCTTCCAGGAGCACCTGCAG CTCCAGAATCTGGGGATCAACCCGGCCAACATTGGATTCAGCACTCTAACCATGGAGTCAGATAAGTTCATCTGCATAAGAGAAAAGGTGGGCGAACAGGCCCAAGTCGTCATCATTGACATGGCCGACCCCAACACTCCCATCCGTAGGCCTATCTCTGCAGACAGCGCCATCATGAACCCAGCGAGCAAAGTTATTGCCCTCAAAG ACG CGGCAAAGACCCTGCAGATCTTCAACATTGAGATGAAGAGTAAGATGAAGGCCCACACGATGACAGATGACGTGACCTTCTGGAAGTGGATCTCTCTCAACACCGTTGCCCTAGTCACAGACAACGCAGTCTATCATTGGAGCATGGAGGGAGactctcagccaatcaaagtCTTTGACCGACACTCCAGCCTGGCTGGATGTCAGATTATCAACTACCGCACCGACGCCAAACAGAAATGGCTGTTGCTCATCGGCATTTCAGCACAG CAAAACCGTGTTGTCGGAGCCATGCAGCTGTACTCTGTGGACAGGAAGGTATCCCAGCCGATCGAGGGCCATGCTGCCGGCTTCGCCCAGTTTAAGATGGAGGGCAACACAGAGGAGTCGACGCTGTTCTGCTTTGCTGTGCGAGGACAGGCAGGAGGCAAA CTGCACATCATTGAAGTGGGGACTCCGCCAACTGGGAACCAACCATTTCCAAAGAAAGCTGTGgatgttttctttcctccagAAGCCCAGAATGACTTCCCTGTTGCTATGCAG ATCAGTTCCAAGCAAGATGTGGTCTTTCTCATCACCAAATATGGCTACATCCACCTGTATGACCTCGAGACAGGAACCTGCATCTACATGAACAGGATCAGTGGCGAGACCATCTTCGTGACTGCCCCCCATGAGCCCACTGCCGGCATCATTGGGGTCAACAGGAAAGGACAG gtgttgtcagtgtgtgtggaggaggaaaacatCATTCCCTACATCACCAATGTGCTCCAGAACCCTGACCTGGCTCTGCGTATGGCTGTCCGCAACAACCTGGCTGGTGCTGAGGAGCTGTTTGCTCGCAAGTTCAACACCCTCTTTGCAGCAGGGAACTACTCAGAGGCTGCCAAGGTGGCTGCCAATGCACCCAAG GGTATCCTGCGCACCCCAGACACCATCCGTCGGTTCCAGAGTGTGCCTGCCCAGCCAGGCCAGACATCCCCCTTGCTTCAGTACTTTGGCATCCTGCTGGACCAGGGCCAGCTCAACAAGTTTGAGTCCCTGGAGCTGTGCAGGCCTGTTCTCCAGCAGGGCCGTAAGCAGCTGCTGGAGAAGTGGCTCAAAGAGGACAAG ctggaGTGCTCTGAAGAGCTTGGAGACTTGGTGAAATCTGTGGATCCCACTCTGGCCCTCAGTGTCTACCTCAGAGCCAATGTACCCAACAAGGTCATCCAGTGCTTTGCAGAGACCGGCCAGTTTCAGAAGATTGTCCTCTATGCCAAGAAG GTTGGCTACACCCCAGACTGGATCTTCTTGCTGAGGAATGTGATGCGGATCAGCCCAGAGCAGGGCCTGCAGTTCTCCCAGATGCTGGTTCAGGATGAGGAGCCTCTTGCCGACATCACACAG atTGTTGATGTGTTTATGGAGTACAACCTGATCCAGCAGTGTACGTCCTTCCTGCTTGATGCCCTGAAGAACAACAGACCCATGGAAGGACCACTGCAGACACGCCTGCTGGAAATGAATCTGGTCCATGCGCCACAG GTTGCAGATGCCATCCTGGGCAACCAGATGTTCACCCATTATGATCGTGCCCATGTGGCACAGCTGTGTGAAAAAGCCGGTCTCCTGCAGAGGGCGCTGGAGCACTACACCGACCTGTATGACATCAAGCGCGCtgtggtgcacacacacctcctcaacCCAGAG TGGTTGGTGAATTTCTTTGGCTCGTTATCAGTGGAGGACTCTCTGGAATGTCTGAGGGCCATGTTGTCCGCCAACATCCGCCAGAACCTGCAGATCTGTGTACAGGTGGCCTCCAAGTACCACGAGCAGCTCTCCACTCAGTCCCTCACTGAACTCTTTGAGTCCTTCAAGAGTTTTGAGG GTCTGTTCTACTTCTTGGGTTCCATTGTGAACTTCAGTCAAGACCCAGAGGTCCACTTCAAATATATTCAGGCCGCCTGCAAAACAGGCCAGATCAAAGAGGTGGAGAGGATCTGCCGTGAGAGCAACTGCTATGACCCCGAACGTGTAAAGAACTTCCTCAAG GAAGCCAAGCTGACTGACCAGCTGCCTCTGATCATTGTGTGTGACCgctttgattttgtccatgatCTGGTTCTGTACCTGTACCGCAACAGCCTGCAGAAGTACATTGAGATCTACGTGCAAAAG GTTAACCCCAGCCGCTTGCCAGTAGTGATTGGAGGGCTGCTTGATGTGGATTGTGCTGaggatgtgattaaaaacttgaTCATGGTGGTGAGAGGGCAGTTCTCCACTGATGAGCTGGTCGCTGAGGTGGAGAAGAGAAACCG acTGAAGCTGCTACTGCCCTGGCTGGAGGCTCGTATTCACGAAGGCTGCGAGGAGCCTGCCACCCACAATGCCCTGGCCAAGATCTACattgacagcaacaacaacccaGAGCGCTTCCTCAGGGAGAACCCCTACTACGACAGCCGCGTGGTGGGCAAGTACTGTGAGAAGAGAGACCCCCACCTGGCTTGCGTGGCCTATGAGAGAGGACAGTGTGACCAGGAGCTGATTAAT GTGTGCAATGAGAACTCCCTGTTCAAGAGCCTGTCTCGCTACCTGGTGCGTCGAAAGAACCCTGAGCTTTGGGCCAACGTCCTGCTGGAGAGCAATCCCTACAGAAGACCACTCATCGACCAG GTTGTCCAGACAGCCTTATCAGAGACCCAGGATCCAGAGGAGGTTTCTGTCACAGTGAAGGCCTTCATGACTGCTGACCTGCCCAACGAGCTCATTGAGCTCCTGGAAAAGATCGTCCTGGACAACTCTGTCTTCAGCGAGCACAG AAACCTTCAGAACCTGCTGATCCTGACAGCCATCAAGGCTGATCGGACCCGTGTTATGGAGTACATCAACCGACTGGACAACTACGATGCCCCAGACATTGCTAACATTGCCATCAGTAATGAGCTCTTTGAGGAGGCCTTTGCTATCTTCAGGAAATTTGATGTCAACACCTCTGCTGTACAG GTGCTTATCGAGCACATTGGTAACCTGGATCGGGCCTATGAGTTTGCTGAGCGCTGCAATGAGCCCCCAGTGTGGAGTCAGCTGGCGAAGGCCCAGTTACAAAAGGGCCTGGTCAAGGAAGCCATTGACTCTTATATCAAGGCAGACGACCCCTCTGCTTACATGGAGGTGGGGCAAGCTGCTGCCCTAAGTG GGAACTGGGAGGACCTGGTAAAGTTCCTGCTGATGGCTCGTAAGAAGGCACGCGAGTCTTACGTTGAAACAGAGCTGATCTTTGCTCTGGCCAAGACTAATCGCCTAGCTGAGCTCGAGGAGTTCATCAACGGACCCAATAACGCTCACATCCAACAA GTGGGTGACCGTTGCTACGATGACAAGATGTATGAGGCAGCCAAACTGCTTTACAACAATGTGTCCAACTTTGGCCGCCTGGCCTCCACTCTGGTGCACCTGGGAGAGTACCAGGCAGCTGTGGATGGAGCCCGCAAGGCCAACAGCACCCGCACCTGGAAGGAG GTGTGTTTTGCCTGTGTAGATGGTAAGGAGTTCCGTCTGGCCCAGATGTGCGGTCTGCATATTGTCGTACATGCCGACGAGCTGGAGGAGCTCATCAACTACTACCAG GACCGTGGTTACTTTGAAGAGCTGATCACCATGCTGGAGGCCGCCCTAGGCCTGGAGCGCGCTCACATGGGCATGTTTACTGAGCTGGCCATCCTTTACTCCAAATTCAAACCACAGAAGATGAGGGAGCATCTGGAGCTCTTCTGGTCCCGTGTTAACATTCCAAAG gttcTGAGGGCGGCAGAGCAGGCCCACCTCTGGGCAGAACTAGTGTTCCTCTACGACAAGTATGAAGAGTACGACAATGCTATCATCACTATGATGAACCATCCTGCTGATGCCTGGAAGGAGGGCCAGTTCAAAGACATTGTCACCAAG gTGGCCAATGTGGAGCTGTACTACAAGGCCATCCAGTTTTACCTGGAGTTCAAACCATTGTTACTGAATGACCTGCTCATCGTCCTCTCTCCAAGGCTGGACCACACACGTGCTGTCAACTTCTTCAGCAAG GTCAAGCAACTATCCTTGGTTAAACCCTACCTGCGGTCAGTCCAGAATCACAACAATAAGTCAGTCAATGAAGCACTTAACAACCTCTTCATCACGGAGGAAGATTATGCG GCTCTGCGCACCTCCATCGACGCCTATGACAACTTTGACAACATCTCGCTGGCCCAGGGCCTGGAGAAGCATGAGCTGATCGAGTTCAGGAGGATCGCAGCCTACCTGTTCAAGGGCAACAACCGCTGGAAACAGAGCGTTGAGCTCTGCAAGAAGGACAAGCTCTACAAG GATGCCATGCAGTACGCATCTGAGTCGAAGGACACGGAGCTGGCGGAGGAGCTGCTGGCCTGGTTCCTGGAGGAGGACAAAAAGGAGTGCTTTGCCGCCTGCCTGTTTACCTGCTACGACCTGCTGCGACCTGACGTTGTGCTGGAGACTGCTTGGAGGCACAACATCATGGACTTCTCCATGCCATACTTCATCCAGGTCATGAGGGAGTACCTCACTAAG GTTGATGCGATTAAGGAAAAG GTGGACAAACTGGAAGCCTCCGAATCTCTgaggaaacaggaagagcagGCCACAGAGTCCCAACCCATTGTTTATG